From a single Parambassis ranga chromosome 2, fParRan2.1, whole genome shotgun sequence genomic region:
- the apaf1 gene encoding apoptotic protease-activating factor 1: MALEEAARSCLLRFRRRLEEDIKPSYLMDHMVSDGGMTVDEEERIRTQPTRKDQAAALIELLLRKDNRAYISFYKALVQEAYDDLARLLQQDLPRISLEVHRSSSDSCTSYVQTVLSEGGVPQRPVVFVSRTELVNQIRDKLYRLQKDPGWVTVFGMAGSGKSVLAAESVRHHGLIEECFPGGIHWLSIGQLDKPDLLVKIQSLCFRLEQSLDSQALHRPPSSLDEAKERLRFLMLRRYPRSLLILDDIWDSTVLKVFDVHCRILLTTRNRSLTDCVSGTKCEVEVESGLDENKGLEVLALYTKMKPQSLPEEARSIVRECKGSPLVVSLIGALLKEKPNRWRYYLGQLQQKQFKRIRKSSSYDYDALDQAMSASIEVLPDEHRELYKDLTVLEKDVKIPAKVLSVLWDLEPEEVEDILEEFVNRSLLFVDSHNKPFLYYLHDLQLDFLVEQNRSQIEGLHTKMVYQYQQHYRDAPPTSGDEECLYWIRFLTYHMAKANLSQELYSLMFSLDWVSIKAQIMGPAPLINDYVEYGSILDKENSQVRSQFQEFLSLNGHQLEQRPFPDVVQLALSQPHNSEVYRQARLQAQDRASTRKLYFDLLNKSCEENLSRLVIHPHQGSIYSACFSHDGTKIASCGASKTLKVFKSTSGEKLTEIPAHDDEVLCCAFSPDDRLLATCSSDRKVKVWNAEQAMLLRVFEEEHEEQVNHCQFTNTTRRLLLATCSNDECTNVKLWNLNKPSSQNTMFGHFQPVNHCCFSPDDSYLSTSSNDGKVKLFQVSSANEWKTIDVRSMFAESDEEVLVKCSTWTADGKRIICAARNAVFVFDVETSDMLLEIKTSHLSMVQYCHACPTSNLLAIAFSNYTVELWDLEANKKKADCGGHLSWVQRVQFSPDGSELLSCSYDQTVRLWETKKVHTSSAICLKRDSDVLFNGEETTVSAADNCNRLQVRDGRTGSVLLQSEEKVSRIRCTCLCREPSAVVLGQEDGTVQVLEVPSGKLLASLLGHTKTVLHCQFSHNGQTLITSSEDTTIRVWRWQSGECKVLRGHKEQVRCFSLLSPDDSRLLSWSFDGTVKVWDTDSGEKLQDIEAHRGAILSCHVSPDGCLFTTTSADKTAKLWNCESWQCTRTLIGHQDCVRSCRFSWDSQRLATGDDNGEIRLWSVGDGSLLKICSRESKDGMDSLHGGWVTDLHFSPDNTLLVSTGGYIKWWNVEKGAALQTFYPTGSALKKIHVSSNFSTFVTIDNIGILYMLQRVK, translated from the exons ATGGCTTTGGAGGAAGCCGCGCGGAGTTGCCTGCTGCGCTTTCGCCGCAGACTGGAGGAAGACATCAAGCCCTCCTATCTGATGGACCACATGGTCAGCGATGGTGGGATGACTGTGGACGAGGAGGAAAGAATCAGGACTCAG CCCACCAGGAAGGATCAGGCTGCAGCCCTAATAGAGCTCTTGTTGAGGAAGGACAACCGTGCCTACATTTCTTTCTACAAGGCCCTGGTTCAGGAGGCATATGATGATTTGGCCCGACTGCTCCAACAGGACCTGCCACGCATCTCACTGGAGGTCCATAGGAGCTCGTCTGATAGCTGTACATCTTATG tccagACAGTGCTCAGTGAAGGTGGAGTACCACAGAGGCCCGTGGTGTTTGTCAGCAGAACAGAGCTGGTGAACCAGATCAGGGATAAACTTTACCGGCTGCAGAAGGACCCTGGCTGGGTCACAGTGTTTGGCATGGCAGGCTCAGGCAAGTCTGTGCTCGCTGCTGAGTCCGTCAGACATCATGGACTCATCGAAG AGTGTTTTCCTGGAGGAATCCACTGGCTGTCCATCGGCCAGCTGGACAAGCCGGACCTGCTGGTGAAGATCCAGTCACTGTGTTTTCGACTGGAGCAGAGCCTGGACTCCCAGGCTCTCCATCGGCCCCCCAGCTCTCTGGATGAAGCCAAGGAGCGCCTGCGCTTCCTCATGCTGCGCAGATACCCGAG ATCTCTGCTGATTCTAGATGACATCTGGGATAGCACGGTGCTGAAAGTGTTTGATGTCCACTGTCGCATTCTTCTGACCACCAGAAACAGGagcctgactgactgtgtcagtG GAACTAAATGTGAGGTGGAAGTGGAGAGCGGTCTGGATGAAAACAAAGGACTGGAGGTTCTTGCTCTGTACACTAAGATGAAGCCACAGAGTCTGCCCGAGGAGGCCCGCAGCATCGTCAGAGAATGTAAAG gCTCCCCGCTGGTGGTGTCTCTGATTGGCGCTCTGCTCAAAGAGAAACCAAACCGGTGGCGTTACTACCTCggccagctgcagcagaagcagTTCAAGCGGATACGGAAGTCGTCATCTTACGACTACGATGCCCTGGACCAGGCCATGTCTGCGAGCATCGAGGTCCTTCCTGATGAGCATCGAGAACTTTACAAAGACCTTACAGTGCTAGAAAAGGATGTAAAAATTCCTGCTAAG gTGCTCTCTGTTCTGTGGGATCTGGAGCCGGAGGAGGTGGAAGACATCCTGGAGGAGTTTGTAAACCGGTCTCTGCTCTTTGTGGACAGTCACAATAAACCCTTCCTGTACTACCTTCATGACCTCCAGCTGGACTTCCTGGTGGAACAGAACAGATCCCAAATCGAG gGTCTTCACACTAAGATGGTCTATcagtaccagcagcactacaggGATGCTCCTCCCACCTCAGGAGACGAGGAATGTCTTTATTGGATCAGATTTCTTACCTACCACATGGCCAAAGCCAACCTCTCccag GAGCTATACTCCCTCATGTTCTCTCTGGACTGGGTCAGCATCAAGGCACAGATCATGGGTCCAGCCCCCCTCATCAATGACTatgtggagtatggatccattCTGGACAAAGAG aACAGTCAAGTGCGCAGCCAGTTCCAGGAGTTTCTGTCTCTGAACGGACACCAGCTGGAGCAGCGTCCTTTTCCTGATGTTGTGCAGCTCGCTCTGTCTCAGCCGCACAACTCTGAGGTGTACAGACAGGCTCGGCTGCAGGCGCAGGACCGGGCCAGCACCAGGAAACTCTACTTTGATTTACT cAATAAGAGTTGTGAAGAAAATCTGTCCCGTTTGGTGATCCACCCTCACCAGGGCTCCATCTACTCCGCCTGCTTTTCACATGATGGAACCAAGATCGCCTCTTGTGGAGCTAGTAAGACCCTCAAG GTGTTTAAAAGTACCTCTGGTGAGAAGCTGACAGAGATCCCGGCCCATGATGACGAGGTGCTTTGCTGTGCCTTCTCCCCTGATGACCGTCTCCTAGCGACCTGCTCTAGCGACAGGAAGGTCAAG GTGTGGAATGCAGAGCAAGCCATGCTGCTGAGGGTGTTTGAGGAGGAGCACGAGGAGCAGGTCAACCACTGTCAGTTCACCAACACAACACGACGCCTCCTGCTGGCCACCTGCTCCAACGACGAGTGCACAAATGTCAAG CTGTGGAACCTGAACAAGCCGTCCTCCCAGAACACCATGTTTGGACACTTTCAGCCCGTCAACCACTGCTGTTTCTCCCCCGATGACAGCTACCTGTCCACATCCTCCAACGATGGAAAGGTTAAG CTCTTTCAGGTGTCATCTGCCAATGAGTGGAAGACCATCGATGTGAGGAGCATGTTTGCAGAGAGCGACGAAGAGGTCCTCGTTAAGTGCAGCACTTGGACCGCCGACGGCAAACGCATTATATGTGCAGCCAGAAATGCTGTTTTT GTGTTTGATGTGGAAACTTCAGACATGCTATTGGAGATCAAGACAAGTCATCTGAGCATGGTGCAGTACTGTCACGCCTGTCCGACCAGTAACCTGCTGGCCATTGCCTTCTCAAACTACACAGTGgag ctgtGGGATCTTGAGGCCAATAAGAAGAAGGCAGACTGTGGTGGTCACCTGAGCTGGGTCCAGCGGGTCCAGTTCTCTCCTGACGGCTCTGAGCTGCTCTCCTGTTCTTATGACCAGACTGTGAGG ctgtGGGAGACGAAGAAGGTCCACACGTCCTCAGCCATCTGCCTGAAGAGAGACTCTGACGTCCTCTTCAACGGTGAGGAAAccactgtgtctgctgctgacaACTGTAACAGACTGCAG gtgcgTGATGGTCGAACAGgatcagtgctgctgcagtcagaggagAAGGTGTCCAGGATCCGGTGCACCTGTCTGTGCAGGGAGCCCTCAGCTGTGGTCCTGGGTCAGGAGGACGGCACTGTGCAG GTGTTGGAGGTGCCTTCTGGTAAACTTCTGGCCTCTCTGCTGGGGCACACTAAGACCGTGCTGCACTGCCAGTTCAGCCACAATGGCCAAACACTCATCACATCCTCAGAGGACACCACCATCAGG GTGTGGAGGTGGCAGTCAGGTGAGTGTAAAGTTCTTCGGGGTCACAAGGAGCAGGTCAGGTGCTTCTCTTTACTCTCACCAGACGACTCGAGACTTCTGTCCTGGTCCTTCGATGGTACTGTGAAG GTGTGGGACACAGACAGCGGAGAGAAGCTGCAGGACATCGAGGCTCATCGTGGAGCCATCCTGTCCTGTCATGTCTCGCCAGACGGATGCCTCTTCACCACCACCTCTGCTGACAAGACCGCTAAG TTGTGGAATTGTGAGTCCTGGCAGTGTACCCGCACACTGATCGGTCACCAAGACTGCGTCCGAAGCTGCAGATTCTCCTGGGACAGCCAACGTCTTGCCACAGGAGACGACAACGGAGAAATCCGG CTCTGGAGTGTGGGGGACGGCTCTTTACTGAAGATCTGTTCTCGTGAGAGTAAGGATGGCATGGACTCTCTCCATGGAGGCTGGGTCACCGATCTGCACTTCTCACCTGACAACACGCTGCTGGTTTCTACAGGTGGCTACATCAAG TGGTGGAATGTGGAAAAAGGGGCAGCCTTGCAGACCTTCTATCCAACGGGAAGTGCTTTGAAGAAGATCCATGTGTCCTCCAACTTCTCCACCTTTGTCACCATCGACAACATCGGCATCCTCTACATGCTGCAGAGGGTGAAGTGA